The Halomonas qaidamensis genome includes the window AGTCCCTAGGATTTAAGGGCTGTATTTTTTCCGATGATTTAAGCATGGCAGGTGCCCATGAGGCTGGTGATCCAAAGGCGCGCGCTAGCGCTGCGCTAGCCGCAGGCTGCGATATGTTGCTGGTCTGTAATGATCGCTCAGCTGCGTTAGAAATTGTTGAATCATGTCAAGGAATGCAAAGTAAACGACCCACCAAGCTACGCTATGGACGGGCCCGGCCAGATTTAGATGCACTAACTGCATTAGGTCGTTGGCGCCGCACCCACGCTAAATTAGAGGCGTTGGCTACCTAGTTACCTACCCTTTCTAACATCATTTAATTGTTAATCTCGTCCTGGAGTAACCCAATGTCTAAATTGGATAAAGAGGCGCTTGAGTCGCTTGACTCAATGCGTGAGCTGATGGATAACGCTGACTGCCTAATTTCCCAAGAGCAGGTAGAGCGTGCGCTGGATCGAATGGCTGAAGCGATTAGCAAAGATCTAGGAGATAAACTGCCGGTTTTTTACTGCGTTATGAATGGTGGTTTAATTACCACAGGACATCTGTTAACACGACTTGGTTTTCCGCTGGAAGTAGACTATTTACATGCAACGCGGTACCGCAACGAATTGCGTGGTGGCGAGCTTTTCTGGCGCGTTTCACCAGAAATCCCCATGGCAGGGCGCCACGTTGTCATCGTCGATGACATTCTTGATGAAGGGTCAACATTGGCGGCCATACTCGCCTATTGCGAGGAAGCCCAAGCGGCAAGCGTTACCACGGCTGTACTAGTAGACAAACAGCACGACCGTAAAGCAGTACCTGGCTTAAAAGCCGATTACTGTAGCCTTGAAGTCGCCGATCGTTACGTTTTCGGCTTTGGCATGGACTACAAAGGCTACTGGCGTAACGCCCCTGGGATATTTGCTCCTAAGGGCATGTAGTTAAGTTGAGATCTTAATAAGCCCAGTGCATTACATTGGCACTTTTTTAG containing:
- a CDS encoding hypoxanthine-guanine phosphoribosyltransferase, whose protein sequence is MSKLDKEALESLDSMRELMDNADCLISQEQVERALDRMAEAISKDLGDKLPVFYCVMNGGLITTGHLLTRLGFPLEVDYLHATRYRNELRGGELFWRVSPEIPMAGRHVVIVDDILDEGSTLAAILAYCEEAQAASVTTAVLVDKQHDRKAVPGLKADYCSLEVADRYVFGFGMDYKGYWRNAPGIFAPKGM